From a region of the Coffea arabica cultivar ET-39 chromosome 3e, Coffea Arabica ET-39 HiFi, whole genome shotgun sequence genome:
- the LOC140038427 gene encoding uncharacterized protein, translating to MTCIHSATSDAIFTKIMACETAKEAWDALKVDFQGNDTTRQMQILNLRREFELLRMKDTENIKEYSIRLLDVVNKIRLIGEQLRDSRVIEKILACLPDRFEAKISSLEDSRDLSKRFV from the coding sequence atgacgtgcattcattcagCAACTTCCGATGCAATATTCACAAAAATTATGGCTTGTGAAACTGCAAAGGAAGCTTGGGATGCTCTTAAAGTAGATTTTCAAGGCAATGATACAACAAGACAGATGCAAATTTTGAATCTTAGGAGAGAGTTTGAACTCCTTAGGATGAAAGACACAGAAAACATCAAAGAGTACTCTATTAGACTCTTAGATGTTGTGAATAAAATTAGATTGATTGGAGAACAATTGCGGGATAGCAGAGTCATAGAGAAAATCTTAGCATGCTTACCTGACAGGTTTGAAGCCAAGATTTCCTCCCTTGAAGATTCAAGGGATCTCTCAAAACGGTTTGTCTGA
- the LOC140038428 gene encoding uncharacterized protein, translated as MEAVAARSHGPWLVAGNFNIISNATERSGGAPPNPRNMVEFNKAVFNCGLSDMGFEGSQFIWTNGVVWQHLDRALSNGAWTKLLGCSKVMHLMRGRSDHAPLVIRCDFLVVVKEVWQTPVNATGIRAFFNKLRNTKDRFRQWNRDSFDNIFQKVRDAEVLLHQRELAYDVARDEISRASLGEARVIHAHALAVECDYWRQKSAIKWIQSGDANTKFFHSMVRQKRSTNSISRIKDVVGH; from the exons ATGGAGGCGGTCGCTGCTAGAAGCCATGGCCCTTGGTTGGTAGCCGGCAACTTCAACATTATTTCTAACGCCACTGAGAGGTCAGGCGGAGCCCCGCCCAATCCTAGGAATATGGTGGAGTTTAATAAGGCAGTCTTTAATTGTGGTCTCTCTGACATGGGCTTTGAGGGGTCGCAGTTCATTTGGACTAATGGAGTGGTATGGCAACATTTGGATAGAGCCCTTAGCAATGGGGCTTGGACCAAGTTACTTGGATGTTCTAAAGTCATGCATCTGATGCGCGGCCGGTCAGATCATGCCCCGCTTGTGATTCGGTGTG ATTTCTTGGTAGTCGTCAAGGAGGTATGGCAGACTCCGGTGAATGCCACGGGTATAAGGGCCTTCTTCAACAAGCTGCGTAATACAAAAGATAGGTTTCGCCAGTGGAACCGGGATTCCTTCGATAATATTTTCCAGAAAGTCAGAGACGCTGAGGTTCTTCTTCACCAACGTGAGCTGGCATACGACGTTGCTCGGGACGAGATATCGAGAGCTAGCCTGGGGGAGGCTAGAGTGATTCATGCTCACGCCCTGGCTGTGGAGTGTGACTACTGGAGACAGAAATCAGCGATTAAATGGATTCAATCAGGAGATGCtaacaccaaattttttcaCTCTATGGTGAGACAAAAGCGGAGTACGAATTCCATCTCTCGGATTAAGGATGTAGTGGGTCACTGA